One Candidatus Ozemobacteraceae bacterium genomic window carries:
- a CDS encoding TonB-dependent receptor — protein sequence MRDLRRRFPWRTFLIIVCTGVFFHASHVLAREKRTANATDVPRTTESGRVKDLPIHAFVSSISLEKLQDLVVTESKIFQSRETVTQKLETFNAESISRAPANTGNIAEIIQYSSGQFVNPLSRNDANWGSFGGLGPKYNGYLLDGLGIDSFVDGMSLDPWAFERIELHKGPASVMYSNYLTMDFAGNETPLAGITNFILKDRIERPLTRLSIGGGTYRTFQNRLYHQNRRGNLHYFFGINKETSNYTNYGTTGSWLNMLDNPGYQRTRRYAKLSYQFGGEDHNLSVFLHQTRHEGDFGRPNRDFDNAYDTVNVDYSNQLSDTLNLRFKTGYRDNDREWGEDAFNPGATPVDLSLREKDGVEQSIHPSDLTFNLKHHERGLITFGADSQTATYKTYARTTGAKTFGSFVKADSTGFFLQEKYTVGKWVFRAGGRHNTENHSYDLLSGIIPETTAKSWNKTLWSIGTRWNYRPKAAFYANMGTSFVTPTAKQLGGTIQTKDAGVAGKNGQLPNFQLNPETGIGMDLGVDFRFSDTLSLNIRGFSNQVEDAIVENIVSTTPSQTKSENAAKAVSRGIEIDVENQVSERFQWFSNLTYTKCTVESALDPDQNGVEISFVPRYVGNLGATMQSHGNLMVSPYVQFVGAYYDSISRKGRTRFPAYQVLNIRIQRKILETSDRSVNGIIDLNNLTDKKYEMPWQFGNPGFNFSGSLEMNF from the coding sequence GTGAGAGACTTGCGCCGTCGTTTCCCGTGGCGGACATTCCTGATCATCGTTTGTACCGGAGTGTTTTTTCATGCATCACACGTGCTGGCCCGCGAAAAACGCACCGCCAACGCAACCGACGTTCCGAGAACGACGGAATCCGGCAGGGTGAAGGATCTTCCCATCCACGCGTTCGTCTCGAGCATAAGCCTCGAAAAGTTACAGGATCTCGTCGTCACGGAATCCAAAATTTTCCAGTCCAGGGAAACCGTTACGCAGAAACTGGAAACGTTCAATGCGGAAAGCATATCCCGGGCTCCTGCCAACACCGGAAATATAGCAGAAATTATCCAATACTCTTCCGGACAGTTCGTAAACCCCCTTTCCCGCAACGACGCCAACTGGGGATCTTTCGGCGGCCTGGGTCCCAAATACAATGGCTACCTGCTCGACGGCCTCGGCATCGACTCTTTCGTCGACGGAATGAGTCTCGATCCTTGGGCTTTCGAGCGCATCGAGCTTCACAAAGGCCCTGCTTCCGTAATGTATTCCAACTATCTGACCATGGACTTCGCCGGGAATGAAACGCCCCTGGCCGGCATCACCAATTTCATTCTGAAGGACCGGATCGAACGACCTCTCACCCGCCTTTCGATCGGCGGCGGGACATACAGAACATTCCAGAACCGTCTGTATCACCAGAACCGCCGGGGAAACCTCCATTACTTTTTTGGAATCAACAAAGAAACTTCCAACTATACGAATTACGGCACCACCGGCTCCTGGCTGAATATGCTCGACAATCCCGGCTACCAGAGAACCAGGAGGTATGCCAAGCTGAGCTATCAGTTCGGCGGGGAAGACCACAACCTGTCGGTGTTCCTGCATCAAACCCGCCATGAAGGCGATTTCGGCCGTCCCAACCGCGACTTTGACAACGCGTATGATACCGTGAATGTGGATTACAGCAATCAGTTGTCCGACACCCTCAATCTCCGGTTCAAAACCGGCTATCGCGATAACGACCGCGAATGGGGAGAGGACGCATTCAATCCCGGCGCGACTCCCGTCGATCTGAGCCTGCGCGAGAAAGATGGGGTCGAACAGTCCATTCATCCGTCGGATCTGACCTTCAACCTGAAACATCATGAGCGCGGCCTTATAACCTTCGGCGCCGATTCACAAACCGCGACGTATAAAACGTATGCGCGGACGACCGGGGCAAAGACCTTCGGATCGTTTGTGAAAGCGGATTCCACCGGCTTCTTTCTCCAGGAAAAATACACCGTCGGGAAATGGGTTTTCAGAGCGGGAGGCCGACACAACACGGAGAATCATTCGTATGATCTCCTGAGCGGCATCATTCCGGAAACAACGGCGAAATCATGGAATAAAACCCTCTGGAGCATCGGCACCCGCTGGAATTACCGCCCCAAAGCGGCATTCTACGCCAATATGGGAACGAGCTTCGTGACGCCGACCGCCAAACAGCTCGGCGGGACGATACAGACAAAAGATGCGGGTGTTGCCGGAAAAAACGGTCAACTGCCTAATTTCCAGTTGAATCCGGAAACGGGCATCGGCATGGATCTCGGCGTGGATTTCCGCTTCTCGGACACCCTTTCCCTCAACATTCGCGGCTTTTCGAACCAGGTCGAAGATGCCATCGTGGAGAACATCGTCAGCACGACCCCCTCTCAAACCAAGTCCGAAAACGCAGCGAAAGCCGTTTCCAGGGGTATCGAAATCGACGTGGAGAACCAGGTCAGCGAGCGATTTCAATGGTTTTCCAACCTGACCTATACGAAATGCACCGTTGAAAGCGCTCTCGATCCTGACCAGAACGGGGTCGAAATCTCATTCGTCCCCCGGTATGTCGGCAATCTCGGTGCGACCATGCAAAGTCACGGAAACCTGATGGTTTCGCCCTATGTCCAGTTCGTCGGGGCATATTACGACAGCATTTCCAGAAAAGGCCGAACGAGATTTCCAGCCTACCAGGTGCTGAATATCCGGATACAGAGGAAGATCCTCGAGACTTCCGACCGTTCCGTGAACGGAATCATCGACTTGAACAATCTTACAGACAAGAAGTATGAAATGCCCTGGCAGTTCGGAAACCCCGGGTTCAATTTTTCAGGAAGCCTGGAAATGAACTTCTGA
- a CDS encoding response regulator, whose protein sequence is MMRNLSIRRKLILISMVPSIISLVFISFTFFAWEKNYTRQALLQDMTVLGKLIAERSTAALSFDDANLAEENLAALRVKDAISAACIYDKTGSVIASYSARKNIAVSFPPFRKESCSEFGPSELLLFEPILLDGKILGTVYIQVSLDQLNLLMKRHFLSALLLVIFTMLVVYLLASRLQGLVSTPIFGLTKIAEHVSIQKDYSVRAVQTSNDELGILVRSFNGMLDTIEAQNTKLLENNRLLEQHVAERTLELSEAKERAESATQAKSNFLANMSHEIRTPMNAILGMSQLALMTNLDARQRNYIENVHRAAENLLGIINDILDFSKIEAGKLALEATNFWLDDVLDNVASLIALKAEEKGLELLFSAPPDLPTSLVGDPLRIGQVISNLGNNAVKFTERGEIIIGVEPQSQTEHAVELHFWVRDTGIGMTAEQQAKLFQSFSQADTSTTRKYGGSGLGLAISKHFVEMMGGTIWLESEAGKGSTFHFTARFGLQATPQRRCAFPAEELEGRRLLVVDDNASAREILTNIAQGFHLDVETAPDGPQALKLTESASRQGRPFDIILMDWKLPDMSGIECVRHIEQEQHAKAPVVIMVTAYSREEVLADAVHFGVAAPRILSKPVTPSTLLNAIGEVLGKRLPIDITPKNRVADISFIMDKLAGARVLLVEDNAMNQELARELLQKAGIETVLAADGREALEILAQDKRFDGILMDCQMPVMDGYEATREIRRNSDFADIPIIAMTASAMVGDREKVLAAGMNDHIAKPLMVQPMFSTMARWIKPKATPEKTARTPPRSEPAAALPALSGIDVQRALAAMMGDVGLYRHLAIRFCHDLKDFRAEFVTAQTSIDRTAATRCAHTLKGTAGNLGATDLHDLAARLEQACQTGAEPAAVAPLLDQTVQELSRVVKELEKLGEFPAKVSERAGRQPDEASLTSVCGQLRKLLQEADADAVGLFDEHAELLNMAFPGQFSSLDKAIRAYDFSEALTTLDRMLPEKKNS, encoded by the coding sequence ATGATGAGAAATCTATCCATCAGAAGGAAACTGATTCTGATTTCCATGGTGCCGAGCATCATCAGTCTCGTTTTTATCAGTTTCACGTTCTTCGCATGGGAGAAAAACTATACCCGCCAAGCCCTTTTGCAAGACATGACGGTCCTGGGAAAGCTCATCGCGGAGCGAAGTACCGCGGCGCTTTCATTCGACGATGCAAATCTTGCCGAAGAAAATCTGGCTGCGCTGCGCGTGAAGGACGCTATTTCCGCAGCCTGTATCTACGACAAAACCGGCTCGGTGATCGCTTCCTACTCGGCGAGAAAGAACATCGCCGTTTCCTTTCCGCCTTTTCGGAAAGAGAGTTGCAGCGAATTCGGGCCCAGCGAACTGCTTCTGTTCGAGCCGATTCTGCTGGATGGCAAAATATTGGGAACGGTCTATATCCAGGTCAGCCTCGATCAGCTCAACCTCCTCATGAAACGGCACTTCCTGTCGGCGCTCCTCCTGGTCATTTTCACCATGCTCGTCGTGTATCTCCTGGCTTCAAGGCTCCAGGGTCTCGTTTCCACTCCCATTTTCGGTCTTACGAAAATCGCGGAACATGTGTCCATCCAGAAAGACTATTCCGTGCGGGCCGTTCAAACCAGCAACGACGAACTCGGCATTCTGGTTCGTTCCTTCAATGGAATGCTGGATACCATCGAAGCCCAGAATACAAAGCTTCTGGAGAACAACAGGCTTCTCGAACAACACGTCGCGGAACGCACCCTCGAGCTGTCAGAGGCCAAGGAGCGCGCCGAATCGGCCACCCAGGCGAAATCAAACTTCCTGGCGAACATGTCGCACGAGATTCGAACCCCCATGAACGCCATTCTCGGCATGTCTCAGCTCGCGCTGATGACCAACCTCGATGCCCGGCAACGGAATTACATCGAAAACGTCCACCGCGCCGCGGAAAATCTGCTGGGCATCATCAACGACATCCTCGACTTTTCCAAGATCGAAGCCGGCAAACTGGCCTTGGAGGCGACGAACTTCTGGCTCGATGACGTGCTGGACAACGTCGCCAGCCTGATCGCCCTGAAAGCCGAAGAAAAAGGGCTCGAGCTGCTCTTCAGCGCCCCCCCGGACCTGCCCACCTCCCTGGTGGGCGACCCGCTGCGGATCGGGCAGGTCATCAGCAACCTGGGAAACAACGCCGTCAAGTTCACCGAACGGGGGGAAATCATCATCGGCGTTGAGCCGCAGTCGCAGACTGAGCACGCCGTTGAACTGCATTTCTGGGTTCGCGATACGGGGATCGGGATGACCGCCGAACAGCAGGCGAAGCTGTTCCAGTCGTTCAGTCAGGCGGATACATCCACGACCCGGAAATACGGGGGATCAGGACTCGGCCTGGCGATATCCAAGCATTTCGTCGAAATGATGGGCGGAACGATCTGGCTGGAAAGCGAGGCGGGAAAGGGATCGACCTTCCATTTCACGGCGCGATTCGGCCTGCAGGCAACCCCGCAGCGACGATGCGCATTCCCGGCCGAGGAGCTGGAAGGCCGGCGCCTGCTCGTGGTGGATGACAATGCCAGTGCCCGGGAAATACTGACGAACATCGCCCAGGGCTTTCACCTGGACGTCGAAACGGCCCCCGATGGCCCCCAGGCCCTGAAACTGACCGAATCCGCCTCGCGACAGGGCCGCCCCTTCGATATCATTCTGATGGACTGGAAGCTCCCCGACATGAGCGGCATCGAGTGCGTCCGGCATATCGAGCAGGAGCAGCACGCAAAAGCTCCGGTCGTGATCATGGTGACCGCCTATAGCCGGGAAGAGGTGCTCGCTGATGCCGTTCATTTCGGGGTAGCCGCCCCCAGGATTCTTTCCAAGCCCGTCACCCCATCGACCCTGCTCAACGCCATCGGGGAAGTATTGGGAAAGCGCCTGCCGATCGACATCACCCCAAAAAACAGGGTAGCAGATATATCATTTATTATGGATAAACTCGCCGGAGCCAGAGTTCTTCTGGTGGAAGACAACGCGATGAACCAGGAACTGGCCCGGGAGCTGCTGCAGAAAGCCGGCATCGAGACCGTTCTTGCCGCCGACGGCCGGGAAGCGCTCGAGATTCTGGCGCAGGACAAGCGGTTCGACGGCATCCTGATGGACTGCCAGATGCCGGTGATGGACGGCTACGAAGCGACCAGGGAAATCAGACGGAACTCCGATTTCGCGGATATTCCCATCATCGCCATGACGGCCAGCGCAATGGTTGGCGATCGGGAGAAGGTTCTGGCCGCAGGAATGAACGATCACATCGCGAAACCGCTGATGGTGCAGCCGATGTTCTCCACCATGGCCCGATGGATCAAACCGAAGGCGACACCTGAAAAAACAGCCCGGACTCCCCCTCGTTCCGAACCCGCCGCTGCATTGCCCGCCCTCTCGGGAATCGATGTCCAGCGGGCCCTTGCCGCCATGATGGGCGATGTCGGTCTTTATCGACACCTGGCGATCAGGTTTTGTCACGACCTGAAGGATTTCCGGGCCGAGTTCGTAACCGCTCAGACTTCGATCGACCGGACGGCGGCGACCAGGTGCGCCCACACGCTGAAAGGGACCGCCGGCAATCTCGGCGCAACCGATCTCCACGACTTGGCCGCCAGGCTGGAACAGGCCTGTCAGACCGGAGCCGAACCGGCCGCGGTAGCACCCCTGCTCGACCAGACGGTTCAGGAGCTGTCACGCGTGGTAAAGGAGCTGGAAAAACTCGGAGAGTTCCCGGCCAAGGTTTCGGAGAGGGCGGGACGTCAGCCTGACGAGGCCTCTCTGACCTCGGTTTGTGGCCAGTTGCGAAAACTTCTGCAGGAAGCCGATGCCGATGCCGTCGGACTGTTCGATGAAC
- a CDS encoding YfiR family protein, which produces MKTAYIFNILKFITWPGATVEDKTTPVRIVVVGQDPVGDLLEELAKSALEGRTLKVEHCTDETNLASEAHIVFISRSMEQHLPDIVQNYQGKIVLTISDIRQFSRRGGIIGFFQDRGRIKIEINLRMARELGFKIDARLLEIARIIQ; this is translated from the coding sequence GTGAAAACCGCTTATATTTTCAACATTCTCAAGTTCATCACCTGGCCTGGCGCGACGGTTGAAGACAAGACCACTCCCGTCCGCATCGTCGTCGTAGGACAAGACCCGGTGGGCGATCTCCTGGAGGAGCTGGCCAAGTCAGCTTTGGAAGGCCGGACTCTGAAGGTCGAGCATTGCACGGATGAAACGAATCTCGCGTCAGAGGCTCACATCGTTTTCATCAGCCGTTCCATGGAACAGCATCTTCCCGACATCGTGCAGAACTACCAGGGAAAAATCGTTTTGACCATCAGCGATATCAGGCAATTTTCCAGGAGAGGCGGAATCATCGGTTTTTTCCAGGATCGGGGAAGGATCAAGATCGAAATCAATCTGCGGATGGCCAGGGAACTCGGATTCAAAATCGACGCCCGACTGCTTGAAATAGCACGCATTATTCAATAA